The nucleotide sequence ATTAACATGTAATTGATCGTTTACTTTTAGTAGAATAAGGCACAAGGACATAAGGAATAGAAATTACATTTACTCTCTCATATTAATTACACAATTGAATCAAAGCCAACGTTTTTTGAGTACCAATACTGATAGCATTGCCTAAGCGGGGAGCTATCGAGCTACCAACTCCGGCTGCATGAACACGTATGGGCGTCAACAGCAGGCCGCATTCCAGCGGCGCTGCCGTACGGCTCTTTTCCTTTCTGCTATGGCTCGTGGTTCCTTTCTCTTTGACCCCAACAAAAGCTCGCTGTTCTACTTGCTGCTTTTCCTAAGCTTACTGATCCTTGGGCTAACTGCCTCGGAGGCCATGAGCGGGCACTACTCCATCATTGGCAGTGTAGCTTCATTTCTGGGGCTGTTCGTAGCTTTTCAGAGCTGGAAGGCCGCTGATGATGCTTCGCGCAATGCCGATGAAGCCTTGCATCAAATGAACCAGCTGGCCCAAGAAACCCGCCAACTGGTGGAAAGAAGCAACACTGTAGAAGAACAAATCAAAAGCGCCGTCACGACCATCAGTGACGCTACGCGAGAACTCTACAAGGGCTTCCAGCCCATTATGCAAGAGGTGCGCAAGTTTCTGGCTGAATCGGAAAACAGCGAATACCTAGCCATCATGACGGATTCGGCAGCCATTGGCACGTTCTACGTCCGCCACCACCGCCCGCCCCTCAACCAGCGGGAACTAAGCAGCCTCACCAACCAGATTCACGATTTGCTGCTAGAGCGTGCCCGCGACGCCCGCGAGTTTTACATGGCCACGCTGGCGGCCGACGAATCGCCCGAGGCCTTTCCGCCTACGCAAGACCAGAACGGGCTGTTCCATCACTACGTGCAGGGCGTGTGGCAGCAGTTTCACCCAGAGGCCCCTATCTCGGCGGAAACCTGGGACGAACACCGGGCACGGCACTTGGCTACGCTGCACCAACTGCAAGAAACCTTTGCCAGCCTCTCCGAGCACCGCGAACAAAAAGCCGCTGGCCTGCCATTGCACCGCACGCTGCCCGTGCTACCCCTGCAACTCTTCATTCGCTTCAATGCCGAAAGCCATGAGCCGTTCAGGGCGCTGGTTGTGTTCCTGGGCCAATACAACCTCGACCGGGTAGCCGATGCCCGAGCTCTCCAAACCACCGACCCTGAGTTAGTTCGCACCTTTATCAGCATGTTCGAGAGCCTCACCAGCCTCGACGATACGCCCGCCTATCAGGCATTGCGCAAGCAGTTCCCCTTGTAAAACACAAGGCCACAGCAAGCAGATTATTTTTTACATGATTATACCTCGTCCATAGTACATAAATTTGCTTCTATCGTTCTTTCCCAATCAGATACAAGTAGGTAGCAAGAAGCGGGTAAGGAGATTGAAGCAGTATGCACAGGCACTCATAATCCGCTTCCTTAAATAGCAACAACAAAAATTACACGACTTATTTGCCTGCTGTAGACTATTCACGCGCTTATTATTTCTGCAACAAGTATTCGCTATGCAGTAGCGTCTGTTTATTTTATTATTCAACTAAATTACGATAGGAACATTACTGATTTCCTGCTTTAGTAGCATTTGCATTAAAAATTTATGCTGAAACCACAACCACTTGGCACTAGCGGTCAGCTTGACAGCTTACTACTCTTGCGTGGAATTGCTGTTATACTGGTCTGCCTATGCCATTTCGGGGACAACTTGTCTGAAGGCCACGCGTTTGCCGAGCTTTTTTATATATTCTATCAATATGGCAAATACGGGGTGCATGTATTTTTCGTGATTTCGGGATTTATTATTCCCTATAGCCTTTATAAAAGCAACTATACTATAAGTAGCTTACCTACTTTTCTGGCTAAGCGAATTTTAAGGTTACATCCTCCTTATTTGGCGGCTCTGTTTCTAACCTTAGTTATCATGTTCCTCTCCTACAAAGTCAGAGGGCTAGAATTTCCAGAAAGCTTTTCCTCGATTGCAAAGAGCGTAGTGTATTTACATATTCCGCCCGATAACCCTGTATTCTGGACACTGCTCGTTGAAGCTCAATACTATTTATTTATTGGGTGTTTTTATGTGCTTCTCGTACACTATCAGAAGCTATGTATCTACGCAGTAATGCCTCTCCTATTAGTCATAAGCTATCTTTTCACGTCAGAAGACCAATCACTTGTACGGTACATTGTATTTTTTCTAATTGGGAATGTATGCTTCCTATTGTATGCCAAAAACGATTATTTCTTTTTAAACCTGCTAAGCATAGGGTACTTGCTGGTGTTCACGGCATTGTTTTACGAAACCGCCGAATTCCTTTTCACATCTTTTACGTTACTTTTTATCCTGGCTTTCCGACAGCCTATTTCTAAATTATTGCTGTTTCCTGGGCAAATTTCATACTCTATCTATCTTATTCATTTTCCTATTGGCATGAAGCTCATCAATCTTACCAAGAATAAGATAGATCCGTCCTATAGTTGGTTGTTGCTTGTTGTTGCATTAGTAGTCTCACTAGTAACCTCTTATATATTCTACATACTTTTTGAGAAGTATTC is from Hymenobacter tibetensis and encodes:
- a CDS encoding methyl-accepting chemotaxis domain-containing protein, whose amino-acid sequence is MARGSFLFDPNKSSLFYLLLFLSLLILGLTASEAMSGHYSIIGSVASFLGLFVAFQSWKAADDASRNADEALHQMNQLAQETRQLVERSNTVEEQIKSAVTTISDATRELYKGFQPIMQEVRKFLAESENSEYLAIMTDSAAIGTFYVRHHRPPLNQRELSSLTNQIHDLLLERARDAREFYMATLAADESPEAFPPTQDQNGLFHHYVQGVWQQFHPEAPISAETWDEHRARHLATLHQLQETFASLSEHREQKAAGLPLHRTLPVLPLQLFIRFNAESHEPFRALVVFLGQYNLDRVADARALQTTDPELVRTFISMFESLTSLDDTPAYQALRKQFPL
- a CDS encoding acyltransferase family protein → MLKPQPLGTSGQLDSLLLLRGIAVILVCLCHFGDNLSEGHAFAELFYIFYQYGKYGVHVFFVISGFIIPYSLYKSNYTISSLPTFLAKRILRLHPPYLAALFLTLVIMFLSYKVRGLEFPESFSSIAKSVVYLHIPPDNPVFWTLLVEAQYYLFIGCFYVLLVHYQKLCIYAVMPLLLVISYLFTSEDQSLVRYIVFFLIGNVCFLLYAKNDYFFLNLLSIGYLLVFTALFYETAEFLFTSFTLLFILAFRQPISKLLLFPGQISYSIYLIHFPIGMKLINLTKNKIDPSYSWLLLVVALVVSLVTSYIFYILFEKYSERASKKIRYKPVSRSYQSIQKEPTI